Proteins co-encoded in one Fervidobacterium gondwanense DSM 13020 genomic window:
- a CDS encoding queuosine precursor transporter → MYNALVLGLEYVLSSLIILLALRFMKKEGAYVALSTLIIASNLGVAKLFNLFGMEVTAANMSMGMAFVIYSIITEVYGKEEGRKAVWVGFFAQFAFVLLGLVYTSYSPSSNDFAQSYLSQVFAVTPRIAFASWTAFILSGYTAVWIHHALKGRTKLWLRNNAATKIGQILDNLIFVTIAFVGLVDLRTYFQIFLTTTIVEFLLDYIDTWVVYVGVKFLRDDEGNFELFSSKNA, encoded by the coding sequence ATGTACAACGCTCTTGTACTCGGGTTAGAGTATGTTCTTTCATCGCTTATCATACTATTGGCTCTAAGGTTCATGAAGAAGGAAGGAGCGTACGTTGCGCTTTCAACGCTCATCATAGCCTCCAACCTTGGTGTTGCTAAGCTCTTCAATCTATTTGGAATGGAAGTAACAGCTGCGAACATGAGCATGGGTATGGCTTTTGTTATATACTCGATAATCACAGAAGTTTACGGAAAAGAGGAAGGAAGAAAAGCTGTATGGGTTGGATTTTTCGCACAATTTGCCTTCGTTCTTTTGGGACTTGTTTACACAAGCTACTCACCATCATCGAACGATTTCGCCCAAAGCTATCTTTCGCAGGTATTTGCAGTAACACCAAGGATAGCGTTTGCAAGCTGGACGGCATTCATATTATCAGGTTACACAGCAGTATGGATACACCATGCACTTAAAGGAAGAACAAAGCTTTGGTTAAGGAATAATGCAGCCACAAAGATTGGCCAAATTTTAGATAACTTGATATTTGTAACGATTGCGTTCGTAGGATTGGTAGATTTAAGAACTTATTTCCAAATATTCCTTACAACAACGATAGTCGAATTTTTGCTTGACTATATCGACACATGGGTTGTTTATGTTGGCGTGAAATTTTTGAGAGATGATGAAGGAAATTTTGAGTTATTCAGTTCTAAAAACGCTTGA
- a CDS encoding ABC transporter ATP-binding protein — MEEKLDNISRKKERIDVKLWQGFFEFLKKYKIKVLLLLLVMVLVGLIEATFPYLTRFAIDTFVVPKSFNGFWKFIAAFSLLTTIQSINTYVLIVLAGKIETGMTRDIRNSAFSKLQKLPLSFFDANGTGPLIARIMSDVQRVTGILSWGMVDTVWGISTMTFITFYLFRLNWKMALFVVGSIPVIFFVSLYFQKLILRHYRIVRRYNSEVTGKFNEGILGAKTTKILSVEEKTIAEFSQLTSKMRQEAIKASVISSIYTPIIVQIGSIVTALILVYGSKNLEQGSITYGTLAAFISYSIQFFEPLRELSRVMADVISSQAAGERVMEVLRAQSEGESSREYALAEFGFEGNVEFRNVSFKYNTSDMVLKNFNLKVKKGERIAIVGPTGSGKSTIVNLLGRFYEPTEGKIYFDGVNYTEIDLRTLRKNIGYVLQVPHLFNGTIAENIAVGKPGCTLEEIVEAAKVVNVHDYIVKLKDGYNTLVGEGGTNLSVGQRQLIALARVVLANPKIIVMDEATSSIDAHTEHIIQESIDKILHGRTSFVIAHRLSTIRSADRILVIENGEIIEDGSHEQLMKKRGHYYRLYMQQFVEEKEKELFNV; from the coding sequence ATGGAAGAAAAACTTGATAATATAAGCCGAAAGAAAGAACGAATTGATGTAAAGCTTTGGCAGGGTTTTTTCGAGTTTCTGAAAAAATACAAGATAAAAGTGTTACTTCTCCTATTAGTCATGGTATTAGTTGGCCTAATTGAAGCTACATTTCCTTACCTTACAAGGTTTGCAATTGACACTTTCGTTGTACCTAAGAGCTTCAACGGGTTCTGGAAATTCATAGCTGCATTTTCTTTGCTTACAACAATTCAATCGATAAATACATATGTCTTAATTGTTCTTGCAGGAAAAATCGAGACTGGAATGACACGAGACATAAGGAATTCTGCATTCTCTAAGCTACAAAAACTCCCGTTAAGCTTCTTTGATGCTAACGGAACAGGACCGCTCATAGCCAGAATTATGTCGGACGTGCAAAGAGTTACCGGAATTTTATCATGGGGAATGGTTGATACGGTTTGGGGTATATCTACAATGACATTTATCACGTTCTACCTTTTTAGGTTGAACTGGAAAATGGCTCTTTTTGTTGTTGGCAGCATACCTGTGATTTTCTTTGTGAGTCTGTACTTCCAAAAGCTTATTTTGAGACATTATCGAATAGTTAGAAGGTACAATTCGGAAGTTACAGGAAAATTCAACGAAGGAATTCTCGGAGCAAAAACAACAAAAATTCTTTCAGTTGAAGAAAAGACTATTGCAGAATTTTCACAGCTAACCTCAAAGATGAGGCAAGAGGCAATAAAAGCTTCGGTAATATCTTCGATATACACACCAATTATTGTCCAAATAGGTAGCATTGTTACGGCACTAATTCTCGTGTATGGCAGCAAAAACTTAGAGCAAGGAAGTATCACATACGGGACTTTGGCGGCTTTCATCTCTTACTCTATCCAATTTTTTGAGCCGCTGCGCGAACTTTCACGTGTCATGGCTGATGTTATCTCTTCACAGGCTGCTGGCGAACGTGTTATGGAAGTATTGCGAGCGCAATCAGAAGGTGAATCAAGTAGAGAGTACGCCTTAGCTGAGTTTGGCTTTGAGGGGAACGTGGAGTTTAGGAATGTTTCTTTCAAGTACAATACAAGTGACATGGTTCTCAAGAATTTTAATTTAAAAGTTAAAAAGGGAGAGAGAATCGCAATTGTTGGACCGACAGGTTCTGGCAAGTCAACAATAGTAAACTTACTTGGGCGCTTCTATGAACCTACAGAGGGCAAGATATATTTTGATGGGGTTAACTACACAGAAATTGATTTGCGAACTCTCAGAAAGAACATTGGATATGTACTCCAAGTTCCACACCTTTTTAATGGAACTATTGCAGAGAACATAGCTGTTGGAAAACCCGGTTGTACTCTTGAAGAAATTGTTGAGGCAGCAAAGGTTGTGAACGTCCACGACTACATTGTCAAACTGAAAGACGGCTATAATACACTCGTGGGAGAAGGTGGAACAAATCTCTCCGTAGGTCAGAGACAGTTAATAGCTTTAGCGAGAGTAGTCTTGGCAAATCCAAAAATCATAGTTATGGATGAAGCAACCAGTTCAATAGATGCCCACACAGAACATATAATCCAAGAATCTATCGATAAGATCTTACACGGAAGGACGAGTTTTGTAATAGCTCACAGATTGTCAACTATACGGAGTGCTGACCGGATTTTGGTCATAGAAAACGGAGAAATAATAGAAGACGGAAGTCATGAACAGCTTATGAAAAAGAGAGGGCACTATTACCGACTATATATGCAACAATTCGTAGAGGAAAAGGAGAAAGAGTTGTTCAACGTGTAA
- the pgeF gene encoding peptidoglycan editing factor PgeF, which produces MKKYLGNYILEDWNGVYILKSPLMSQFPELKHFFTTRKIDKYADSENFGELNMSVSSEDFTRHFEFLAKKLNISTNRCVFSHQVHSKNVKIVTSNDIGEPYWNRKLKDIDGLITTERNLYLVTSYADCMPVVAYDPVRKAVGVAHSGWRGTLQEIAKELILKMNSELGCRPEDIFVTVGPSIGPDSFEVGPEVATEFFMKFGKEVIIEKNDKLHVDLWKALEITLSSVGVKHVEFSNIDTFKHTEYLYSYRKEKTKKRFAAVVGIME; this is translated from the coding sequence GGATTGGAATGGTGTTTACATCCTCAAATCACCACTAATGAGTCAGTTTCCGGAACTAAAACATTTCTTCACAACGCGAAAAATCGATAAGTATGCCGATTCAGAAAACTTTGGTGAACTTAATATGTCGGTCTCAAGTGAAGACTTCACCAGACATTTCGAATTCCTCGCGAAGAAGTTGAACATAAGCACAAACAGATGTGTCTTCTCCCACCAAGTTCACAGCAAAAATGTTAAGATAGTGACGAGCAATGATATAGGAGAGCCATACTGGAATAGAAAACTGAAGGATATAGATGGTCTTATAACAACCGAGAGAAACTTGTATTTGGTGACATCTTATGCTGACTGTATGCCAGTTGTGGCATACGACCCTGTTAGAAAGGCTGTAGGAGTGGCACATTCTGGTTGGAGAGGAACTCTGCAAGAAATAGCAAAAGAACTCATTCTAAAAATGAACAGTGAGCTTGGCTGTAGACCAGAAGATATCTTTGTCACTGTTGGACCATCCATAGGTCCAGATAGCTTTGAAGTCGGTCCCGAGGTCGCTACAGAATTTTTCATGAAATTTGGTAAGGAAGTAATAATAGAAAAGAACGATAAATTGCACGTAGATCTCTGGAAAGCTTTGGAAATAACACTTTCCTCCGTAGGTGTGAAACATGTGGAATTTTCAAATATAGATACTTTCAAGCATACAGAATATCTGTATTCTTATAGAAAAGAAAAGACTAAGAAGAGATTTGCAGCAGTTGTTGGGATAATGGAGTAA
- a CDS encoding ABC transporter ATP-binding protein codes for MEKVYGKSKKGYIDNLRMLNKFMKGSRVSYFVAIVSTALATFLSILTPLVIRFTLDNLIGRKEIDSQLVRRLVNLVGYEFLSRNIWIVGVFIVLLTLLNGLSSYLRGKYSSKAAEGFAERLKNALFEKIIKVPVEFHSKYSSGELIQRCTSDVETIRNFLANELVEVSRTIFLIIMVMYTMLRMDKVLTGIAVVTIPALIGVSYWFFKMVEKYFKMADEAEAEMTTVVQENITGIRVVKAFTLEREQTEKFQSKNLNFQRLDYKLYVLFARYWAVSDFIALVQIALVSIFGIFFTISGKITLGTFIAFTSYVGMFLWPVRQLGRILSNLSKMNVSLNRVGEILKHEDETSDEVSESEEIREWTFRGEIEFRNVSFKYGDNEVLRGVSFKIDAGETVGIFGPTGSGKSTLLNLLLKLYTNYEGEILIDGIELRNIPRKVLRENIGFVSQEPFLFSKQVDENVAITKETIDMEEVMYATTTASLHDDIETFPNKYKTIIGERGVTLSGGQRQRMAIARTIIREYPVLIFDDSMSAVDTETEYKIRLALRERTKGLTTIIVSHRIPSIKHADKIVVLENGIVTAIGKHEELIKIDGIYKKVWKIQSLIEDEYRS; via the coding sequence ATGGAGAAAGTATACGGCAAATCAAAGAAAGGATACATTGATAACCTAAGGATGTTAAATAAGTTCATGAAAGGCAGTCGAGTTTCTTACTTCGTAGCCATAGTTTCGACTGCATTAGCTACGTTCCTATCAATTCTGACACCACTTGTTATAAGGTTTACACTCGATAATTTGATAGGAAGAAAAGAAATCGATTCACAACTTGTAAGACGTTTAGTGAATCTTGTTGGATATGAGTTTCTTTCACGAAACATATGGATAGTGGGCGTCTTTATCGTTCTGCTTACTTTATTGAATGGACTTTCAAGCTACCTGAGAGGAAAGTATTCTTCAAAAGCTGCGGAAGGGTTTGCAGAGAGGCTAAAGAACGCTCTGTTTGAAAAGATAATCAAAGTTCCTGTAGAATTTCACAGCAAATACAGTTCCGGGGAGCTCATTCAGAGGTGCACCTCTGATGTAGAGACAATCAGGAATTTCCTTGCAAATGAATTAGTTGAAGTCAGCAGAACAATTTTTCTAATAATAATGGTCATGTATACTATGCTTCGAATGGACAAAGTGCTAACCGGAATCGCAGTGGTAACGATTCCTGCATTGATTGGCGTATCATACTGGTTTTTCAAAATGGTAGAGAAGTATTTTAAGATGGCAGATGAAGCTGAAGCGGAAATGACGACGGTTGTACAAGAGAATATAACGGGAATACGGGTTGTAAAAGCTTTTACCCTCGAAAGAGAGCAGACAGAGAAGTTTCAGAGTAAGAACCTGAACTTTCAAAGGCTTGACTATAAACTGTATGTTTTGTTTGCAAGATACTGGGCAGTGAGCGATTTTATAGCTCTCGTTCAGATTGCGCTCGTGAGTATCTTTGGAATATTCTTTACAATTTCTGGGAAGATTACATTAGGCACGTTCATTGCATTTACAAGTTATGTTGGTATGTTCCTTTGGCCAGTAAGACAGCTTGGAAGAATTCTTTCGAATTTAAGCAAGATGAATGTGTCTCTCAACAGGGTCGGGGAGATATTGAAACATGAAGACGAGACATCGGATGAAGTTTCAGAAAGTGAAGAGATAAGGGAATGGACATTCAGAGGTGAAATAGAATTCAGGAATGTATCGTTTAAATACGGTGATAATGAAGTGCTTCGCGGTGTTTCTTTCAAAATCGATGCTGGAGAAACAGTAGGGATATTTGGTCCTACTGGGTCTGGAAAATCGACTCTTCTTAATCTATTGCTGAAGCTCTATACTAACTATGAAGGTGAGATACTTATCGACGGAATTGAGTTAAGAAATATTCCAAGAAAGGTGCTGAGAGAGAATATAGGCTTTGTTTCACAAGAGCCATTCCTGTTTTCCAAGCAAGTTGATGAAAACGTTGCAATAACAAAAGAAACGATAGATATGGAAGAAGTTATGTATGCAACAACTACAGCATCTTTGCATGATGATATCGAGACTTTTCCAAACAAATATAAGACAATCATAGGTGAACGTGGTGTCACACTTTCAGGCGGCCAAAGACAAAGGATGGCGATAGCAAGAACCATAATTAGAGAATATCCTGTGTTGATATTTGATGATTCCATGAGCGCCGTTGATACCGAAACTGAATACAAGATACGTTTGGCTTTAAGAGAACGAACAAAGGGACTAACTACTATCATAGTCTCTCATAGAATTCCAAGTATAAAACACGCAGACAAGATAGTCGTTTTGGAAAATGGCATTGTTACGGCTATAGGCAAGCACGAGGAGTTGATAAAAATTGATGGGATTTACAAGAAAGTTTGGAAAATTCAGTCGTTGATCGAAGATGAGTACAGAAGCTGA
- a CDS encoding DUF1576 domain-containing protein has translation MVYRFLFTISFIFIVFGIAVGGFNIIEELIHIIKSPDYLITDYFEIAGLGGAFLNSGFLMLAFTFIFKLLKINPTGVSVAAVMTIGGFALFGKNIFNVWPIVAGVFLYSIVIGENVRTYLYVSYFGTALAPITTHLVLDKGFDYIGLIIVLIIGFFLPPLGSFALTLHRGYNLYNIGFTAGLLGMFIGGILRAYDLHPEPRLIWHTENQLLLSIFVYTFFYLILLYGLKLNGWTFAKYKSIFKYSGKLLTDFVLLENEAIAFMNVGILGLIGTSYVLLVGAPLNGPTIGGIMTLAGFGALGKHPKNIAPVFLGVMIGALTNSQPVNSPIMVLAVLFGTTLAPIAGEFGFIWGIIAGYLHSALVLNIGSLHFGMNLYNNGFSGGFVALFLLPLIEAVKNIKNRIVEKWGERNGN, from the coding sequence GTGGTGTATAGATTTTTATTTACCATTTCCTTTATTTTTATTGTTTTTGGCATTGCTGTCGGAGGGTTTAACATAATTGAAGAACTTATTCATATTATCAAATCACCTGATTATTTAATTACGGATTACTTTGAAATTGCAGGATTAGGAGGAGCTTTCTTAAACAGCGGATTTTTGATGCTTGCCTTTACATTTATCTTTAAGCTTCTCAAAATCAACCCAACGGGTGTTTCGGTTGCAGCAGTGATGACTATTGGTGGCTTCGCGTTATTTGGTAAGAATATCTTCAATGTATGGCCAATTGTTGCGGGAGTATTTCTTTATTCAATTGTTATTGGTGAAAATGTGAGAACTTACCTATACGTTTCGTACTTTGGAACAGCACTCGCACCTATAACAACGCATCTTGTTCTTGACAAAGGTTTTGATTATATCGGTTTGATAATCGTCTTGATAATTGGATTCTTCCTTCCACCACTCGGAAGCTTTGCTCTAACTTTGCACAGAGGATATAACCTCTACAACATTGGTTTCACTGCTGGTTTGTTAGGAATGTTTATCGGTGGAATATTGAGAGCGTATGATTTACATCCAGAACCTCGATTGATATGGCACACTGAAAATCAATTGTTGCTGTCTATCTTTGTATACACCTTCTTTTATCTCATTCTGTTGTATGGGCTAAAACTGAACGGCTGGACATTTGCGAAATACAAAAGCATATTCAAATATTCGGGAAAACTTCTAACAGACTTTGTGCTTTTGGAAAATGAGGCAATTGCGTTTATGAACGTTGGTATACTTGGTTTGATAGGTACGTCATACGTCTTGTTGGTTGGTGCACCGCTCAATGGACCAACCATCGGCGGAATAATGACGTTGGCTGGTTTCGGAGCGTTGGGAAAACATCCAAAGAATATTGCACCTGTCTTTCTTGGTGTTATGATAGGAGCACTAACAAATTCTCAACCTGTAAATAGTCCTATAATGGTCTTAGCTGTTCTGTTTGGAACCACATTGGCACCTATAGCAGGTGAATTCGGGTTTATTTGGGGAATAATCGCTGGATACCTCCACAGCGCACTTGTCTTGAACATTGGAAGCTTACATTTTGGAATGAACCTCTACAATAATGGTTTCTCAGGAGGTTTTGTGGCACTTTTCCTTTTACCATTAATAGAAGCTGTTAAAAATATAAAGAACAGAATCGTTGAGAAGTGGGGTGAAAGAAATGGAAATTGA
- a CDS encoding ABC transporter permease yields MSYSKGEIKAHLLKLLNEPALLITIVLISGLLIVFILLPLYKIFQISLINDDGKFTLNVYKSVLENNYFRRGFTNSILVATLTAIFGTLVGYLFAYTINRTDIPFKSFFRTIAIMPIIFPPFVGALSLIMLFGANGLITSRLLGMTNVYIYGLPGLMVAQVLCFFPVAFITLDGVLSTISPTLEDAAFNLGANRWQVFYKVILPLSAPGIASTMLVLFIESLADFGNPLILAGSKFPILSVQAYLQITGMYDLKGGAALSVWLLLPSLLAFILQKYFVDKKKYYTVTGKPTISVLKSVSEPVKWILFGICSFIVLFILLVYGVIFWGAFTKAWGANNEFTLENFKYVFDVGLNSIKGTLTIAAISTPISAILGMVIAFLVVRKVFPGKRVMEFISLLSFAVPGTVIGIGYILAFNSPPLLLTGTLAILVLNFVFRYMPVGIQSGVALLNQVDPSIEEAAFTLRATNRQVFTKITLPLITPAFFSALVFAFVRAMTAISAAIFLVSSRWNLVTVQILSQTESGRLSEACAFSLLLIVIIMVFIGVLKVFLKNKVSISNYSSVRS; encoded by the coding sequence ATGAGTTATTCCAAAGGTGAAATAAAAGCCCATCTACTGAAACTCTTAAATGAACCTGCTTTGCTTATAACAATAGTTCTGATTTCTGGACTCTTGATAGTTTTTATATTGCTTCCTTTGTATAAGATTTTTCAAATAAGTCTCATCAACGACGATGGAAAATTTACGCTAAATGTCTATAAAAGTGTTTTAGAGAACAACTATTTCAGGCGAGGGTTTACAAATAGTATTCTTGTGGCAACTCTTACTGCTATTTTCGGTACATTGGTTGGTTATCTGTTCGCTTACACAATTAATAGAACAGACATACCATTCAAATCTTTTTTTAGAACGATAGCTATAATGCCCATAATATTTCCACCGTTTGTTGGTGCACTTTCACTTATCATGCTTTTTGGAGCAAATGGGCTCATAACTTCAAGACTGCTTGGAATGACAAATGTTTACATTTATGGATTACCTGGCTTAATGGTTGCACAAGTTCTATGTTTCTTTCCAGTTGCTTTCATAACTTTGGACGGGGTACTTTCTACGATAAGCCCAACTTTAGAAGATGCTGCTTTTAACCTTGGAGCTAACCGGTGGCAAGTATTCTATAAGGTGATACTTCCCTTGTCGGCACCTGGAATTGCAAGCACTATGCTTGTGCTTTTTATTGAATCACTTGCTGACTTTGGTAATCCATTAATACTGGCTGGAAGTAAGTTTCCTATTCTGTCTGTCCAAGCATACCTTCAAATAACTGGAATGTACGACTTGAAAGGTGGAGCTGCATTATCTGTTTGGCTATTACTTCCATCATTACTGGCTTTCATATTGCAGAAGTACTTTGTTGATAAGAAGAAGTATTACACGGTAACTGGAAAACCAACGATTTCTGTTCTTAAAAGTGTAAGTGAGCCCGTTAAGTGGATACTCTTTGGTATATGCTCATTCATTGTCCTATTCATACTCCTTGTCTATGGCGTTATATTTTGGGGAGCATTCACAAAAGCATGGGGAGCTAATAACGAATTTACACTTGAGAATTTCAAATACGTTTTTGACGTAGGACTGAATTCGATTAAAGGAACCCTCACAATAGCAGCTATTTCAACCCCTATTTCTGCAATTCTTGGTATGGTTATTGCGTTCTTGGTCGTTCGGAAAGTTTTTCCTGGAAAAAGGGTCATGGAATTTATATCACTACTTAGTTTCGCTGTTCCTGGCACCGTAATCGGAATAGGTTACATTCTTGCTTTTAATAGTCCACCACTCCTTCTAACAGGGACGTTGGCTATTTTAGTACTGAATTTTGTATTTAGGTATATGCCTGTTGGGATTCAGTCGGGAGTAGCCTTGCTAAATCAGGTTGACCCTTCAATAGAAGAGGCTGCATTTACTTTGCGTGCAACGAACAGGCAAGTGTTTACGAAAATCACTTTACCACTTATAACACCTGCTTTCTTCTCAGCACTCGTGTTTGCTTTTGTTCGTGCTATGACTGCGATAAGCGCTGCTATATTCTTAGTTTCAAGTCGGTGGAATCTTGTTACTGTTCAGATTCTCAGTCAAACTGAATCGGGTAGACTTTCCGAAGCTTGTGCTTTTTCTTTATTGCTCATAGTAATAATAATGGTCTTTATAGGCGTATTAAAGGTTTTCTTGAAGAATAAGGTCAGTATCAGCAACTATTCATCGGTAAGGAGTTGA
- a CDS encoding ABC transporter ATP-binding protein, producing the protein MSLELREVRKVFKNYGVETVTVENFNLTVEKGQFVTLLGPSGCGKTTTLRMIAGFEIPSSGKIILDGKDVTNEPPNKRNISMVFQSYALFPHMTVEENIAFGLRIKKMTSSEIKQKVKWIMDIVGLIGLERRRPEQLSGGQQQRVALARSLVMEPSVLLLDEPLSNLDAKLREAMRIEIRRIQKELNITAVYVTHDQIEAMSMSDLVVVMNNGKIMQVGNPFEIYARPRNEFVADFIGKVNLIDAFVEDDKDEKLELRCDIFYNKFFSISKMFQAKKGQKVKIVIRPEAFRLSPQGIDNSNCIKGKVLSSIFVGAAVECEIQVSNSVIKSVISNPIENAIPDIDSEIKLYFSNESLWIISSEK; encoded by the coding sequence ATGAGTCTTGAACTGAGAGAGGTAAGAAAAGTATTTAAGAACTATGGAGTTGAGACGGTAACGGTTGAGAATTTTAATTTAACAGTTGAAAAAGGGCAATTCGTTACACTGCTTGGTCCATCCGGATGCGGAAAAACTACCACACTGAGAATGATTGCGGGCTTTGAAATTCCAAGTTCTGGTAAGATAATTCTCGACGGAAAGGATGTAACAAACGAACCACCAAATAAGAGAAATATTTCTATGGTATTTCAAAGTTACGCACTTTTTCCTCACATGACAGTCGAAGAGAATATAGCTTTCGGACTGAGAATAAAGAAAATGACAAGTTCTGAAATCAAACAAAAGGTCAAATGGATAATGGATATAGTAGGATTAATCGGACTCGAAAGACGAAGGCCGGAACAACTTTCAGGAGGTCAGCAGCAGCGGGTTGCGTTAGCAAGAAGCCTTGTAATGGAACCGAGTGTTTTATTACTGGACGAGCCTCTTTCAAACCTTGATGCCAAACTCAGAGAAGCAATGAGGATTGAGATAAGAAGGATTCAAAAAGAACTTAACATAACCGCTGTGTACGTTACGCATGACCAAATAGAAGCAATGAGCATGTCAGATTTGGTTGTAGTCATGAACAATGGGAAAATAATGCAGGTTGGGAATCCATTTGAAATTTACGCAAGACCAAGAAATGAATTTGTTGCAGATTTCATTGGGAAAGTGAATTTGATAGACGCTTTTGTTGAAGACGACAAGGATGAAAAACTGGAATTAAGATGCGATATTTTCTATAATAAATTCTTCTCGATTTCCAAGATGTTTCAAGCAAAAAAGGGTCAGAAGGTCAAGATTGTAATTAGACCCGAGGCTTTCAGACTTTCACCTCAGGGTATCGATAATTCGAACTGCATCAAAGGAAAAGTTCTCTCATCTATCTTTGTAGGAGCAGCAGTTGAGTGCGAAATACAAGTATCTAATAGTGTCATAAAATCCGTAATATCAAATCCTATTGAAAATGCAATCCCTGATATAGACTCAGAAATTAAACTATACTTTTCAAATGAAAGTCTATGGATCATAAGTTCCGAAAAATAA
- a CDS encoding ABC transporter substrate-binding protein, whose protein sequence is MLKRLLLALMILTVLLGSFAFSKKLVVYSSVDEANARKILTAFTKDTGIDVDFVFLSSGPALARIEAEKQNPQADVWFGAPMENHIIAKERGLTQPYKITMPKEISSRFYDKEGFYYPIYMNPLGIGVNMTMLEKMKLPLPESWNDLLKTVYKKTIQYPNPQSSGTGYSFVTGLIKILGEDAAMKFLKLMAKNVQTYTQSGTAPSKAVGIGEAVFGIQFTPAFFQFMDQGYNVKVVFPKEGVPYEVACMSIIKGAKNIEEAQKLVEWILSKKGQQEIINQKTYFYPIRTDVDFGNLPPLSSIKLIHVDPKWAADNKTRIVNRWINEVLPY, encoded by the coding sequence ATGTTGAAGAGGTTATTGCTTGCTTTAATGATATTGACTGTTCTTCTTGGTAGTTTTGCTTTTTCAAAGAAACTTGTCGTCTATTCAAGTGTTGACGAAGCAAATGCTCGAAAGATACTCACTGCATTTACAAAAGATACCGGTATAGATGTTGACTTTGTTTTTCTCTCTTCAGGTCCGGCTTTAGCGCGAATCGAAGCTGAAAAGCAGAACCCACAAGCAGACGTGTGGTTTGGCGCACCTATGGAGAACCATATCATAGCTAAGGAAAGAGGGTTAACCCAACCATACAAGATTACTATGCCTAAAGAGATATCGTCAAGGTTCTATGATAAGGAAGGATTCTATTATCCAATTTATATGAATCCGCTTGGAATTGGCGTGAACATGACCATGCTTGAAAAGATGAAACTACCTCTTCCAGAAAGTTGGAACGACTTACTCAAAACTGTTTATAAAAAGACAATACAGTACCCGAACCCGCAATCATCAGGAACAGGATATAGCTTTGTTACAGGTCTGATAAAGATTTTAGGCGAAGACGCTGCTATGAAATTCTTAAAGCTTATGGCTAAGAATGTTCAGACGTACACTCAGAGTGGTACAGCACCTTCCAAAGCGGTAGGTATAGGTGAAGCAGTCTTTGGAATACAATTCACACCTGCATTCTTCCAGTTCATGGATCAGGGTTACAATGTTAAAGTCGTCTTTCCAAAAGAAGGAGTTCCATATGAAGTTGCCTGTATGTCAATAATAAAGGGTGCAAAGAATATTGAAGAAGCCCAGAAACTTGTTGAATGGATTCTTTCGAAAAAGGGACAACAAGAGATTATCAATCAAAAAACATATTTTTATCCAATTCGTACAGATGTTGACTTTGGAAATTTGCCACCACTCTCTTCGATAAAACTGATACATGTTGATCCTAAATGGGCAGCTGATAACAAGACAAGGATTGTGAATAGGTGGATTAACGAGGTTCTACCTTACTAA
- a CDS encoding isochorismatase family protein, with product MFYLEKEKHSLSLLNPAILVIDVQNYFFQKDAPAYLRGSERILKNIIQLLTEVKSIKKDIPVIGTIHKGWNDNMHSWWGNVVTNEWAVPLVPQELLDNLIEKSTYDAFYDTNLNDLLKSKNVNQLIITGVMTHLCCETTARSGFVRGYKIVMVEDCLWDKDEWYHYASLKNIAHGFGVIANKDEILQILKAIE from the coding sequence GTGTTCTATTTGGAAAAAGAAAAGCACAGTTTGTCCTTGCTCAATCCTGCGATATTAGTTATAGACGTGCAGAATTACTTTTTTCAAAAAGATGCGCCTGCATATTTAAGGGGTTCTGAGCGCATTCTGAAAAATATTATACAGCTCTTAACAGAAGTTAAGTCCATTAAAAAGGACATCCCAGTCATCGGAACAATCCACAAAGGTTGGAACGATAATATGCACAGCTGGTGGGGGAACGTCGTTACGAATGAATGGGCAGTTCCTCTTGTGCCACAAGAACTGCTTGACAACCTTATTGAAAAAAGCACTTATGATGCATTCTACGACACAAATCTGAATGATTTGCTCAAATCAAAGAATGTTAATCAACTCATCATAACCGGTGTTATGACCCATCTTTGTTGCGAAACAACAGCCCGAAGCGGATTTGTCCGGGGTTACAAAATAGTGATGGTTGAAGACTGTCTTTGGGATAAAGACGAATGGTACCACTACGCCTCATTGAAAAACATAGCGCATGGATTCGGAGTGATTGCAAACAAAGACGAAATCTTACAAATTCTGAAAGCTATTGAATAA